The following are encoded together in the Iodobacter fluviatilis genome:
- a CDS encoding response regulator, translating to MNKSLLLIDDDQRLTAMLAEYLRQQGFSVMIADDGKSGLAALASQHFSALILDLMLPDTDGLDLCRQIRQTHPLPILMLTARGDVTDRIVGLELGADDYLAKPFDARELLARLRAILRRHSTPSDGSLRFNDIEIDPDARSVQLAGQDCNITSYQFDLLLCLARQAGKVMSREQIMDHVRGEALEAFDRSIDVHISKLRAALGDDSKSPKRIITVRGVGYVFAKNDD from the coding sequence ATGAACAAATCACTTTTATTGATCGACGACGATCAACGCCTCACCGCCATGCTGGCCGAATACTTACGCCAGCAAGGGTTTAGTGTGATGATTGCCGACGACGGTAAAAGTGGTTTGGCTGCCCTTGCCAGCCAGCATTTTTCGGCGCTAATTTTAGACTTAATGCTGCCAGACACCGATGGCTTAGATTTATGCCGGCAGATTCGCCAAACTCATCCGCTGCCCATACTGATGCTCACCGCCCGAGGCGATGTCACCGATAGAATCGTCGGCTTAGAGCTGGGCGCGGATGATTATTTGGCCAAGCCTTTTGATGCCAGAGAATTACTGGCAAGGCTGCGCGCTATCTTGCGCCGCCATAGCACACCCTCTGACGGCAGCTTACGTTTTAATGATATTGAGATAGACCCAGACGCCCGCAGCGTGCAGCTGGCTGGGCAAGATTGCAATATCACCAGCTATCAGTTTGATTTGCTGCTATGCCTCGCCCGTCAAGCTGGTAAGGTGATGAGCCGCGAGCAAATCATGGATCACGTTCGCGGTGAAGCGCTGGAAGCGTTTGATCGCAGTATCGATGTGCATATTTCCAAACTCCGCGCAGCGTTGGGTGATGATTCCAAATCGCCCAAACGCATCATCACCGTACGGGGTGTCGGCTATGTATTTGCTAAAAATGATGATTAA
- a CDS encoding Spy/CpxP family protein refolding chaperone, which translates to MFNALKTKFQHRHRRAAIIAVLGLSLGGLAYAAAPEHCGGPGMRHGNPEQMQKMMQSRLEKMLQEINATEAQKSQLKPLAEQAFAEMKIQRKAMGNDHDELRKLFSQNTVDAAQLETLRAAKIKVMDDSSRKLTALVAEASRILTPEQRLKLVEKMEKRRGHRGDKNLTK; encoded by the coding sequence CATCGCCGTGCCGCCATTATTGCCGTGCTCGGTCTTTCACTCGGCGGCCTAGCCTATGCCGCAGCCCCCGAACATTGCGGCGGCCCTGGGATGCGCCACGGCAATCCTGAGCAAATGCAAAAAATGATGCAAAGCCGCTTAGAAAAAATGCTGCAAGAGATCAATGCAACTGAAGCGCAAAAAAGCCAGCTAAAACCACTAGCCGAGCAAGCCTTTGCCGAAATGAAAATCCAACGTAAAGCCATGGGCAATGATCACGATGAGCTGCGTAAATTATTTAGCCAAAACACCGTTGATGCCGCACAGCTTGAAACCTTGCGCGCCGCTAAAATTAAGGTCATGGACGATTCATCGCGTAAACTAACCGCACTTGTGGCGGAAGCAAGCCGTATCCTCACGCCAGAGCAAAGGCTTAAGCTGGTTGAAAAAATGGAAAAACGCCGCGGCCATCGTGGTGATAAAAATCTAACTAAATAA